A stretch of DNA from Macrotis lagotis isolate mMagLag1 chromosome X, bilby.v1.9.chrom.fasta, whole genome shotgun sequence:
AACttgtaacttttttaaaaaatagtatcttATTTGTATTCTAACTAcacattaaagcaatttttacattttttctctaagttttcatttcattaaatattctttctctttttcctcccatCTTCCCTTTGTCCCTCTCTGATACaataagaaatctgatataggctatacatgcgAAAACGCATAAACCATTTTCAccttagtcattttgtaaaagaaaagcaaaattaaattaaaaagtataaagTATGCTTGAAGTATGTATTCAGacaatattcattctttctctggaggaagagaaaatgttgaagttgtcttggatcattgtattattaagaatagctaaattatccacaattctttcttgtataatattatataatacatatgtataatatgtataatattactTAAGTACAAAATCCCTCTGTTTCTGCTTACTGTACTTTGgttcagtttatgtaagtctttccaggttgttCTGAAATTATCCtcatcatcatttcatataacatGATGACATtcaatcatataccataaattgttgagccatttcccatttgatggacataccttcagtttccaattcttagccactacaaaaagagtttctatgaatatttctgtacaagtgagtCTTTCCTGCTTTCATTTGATCCCTTTGGGATATAAGCCTAGCAGTATATTGCTGCATTAAgggatatacacagttttatagtatAATTCTAAGCTGCTAAATGATTAGATCAGTGtaaaactccaccaacagtacctTATGCACTtctaaaatttaagaagaaaatatccCATCTTGGCAACATGTCTCTAGATATATTGTGTGAaattattagaatataagatgCTAAATGAGCATCTGTATGAAGAGCAGAGCTTgctacttaaaaagaaaagacagttgCTGCTCTCAATGAActtctgttctttatttttaaaaaagttaacatttatcATTGCCTACATTTCCTACTGTATCCTTCTTCCCATCCTCCTAGAGAGTTAGCACTtataagaaggggaaaaaaaggacagcAAAATTAGCAAATGGATTGTAATAAAGTAGTATTATGTGCAAAGTACTCTGCTAATGATCTCCTCAGCTCTGCAAAGAAATGGGCAAATATGTCTTCTCATATGTCTTCattgagatcaaatttgatcattttaattttgtaGCATTCAGTTTTCTTGGTCTAGGAGAAAGTGatgtttattctttccttttgcaTTGCAAGTCATTGGAGGTTTTTCATTGTTCCACTAACTTCACTTTAATCAGTTTATGCATCTTTTCAAGCTTCTCTGTACTTATCACATTTATTGCCCTTCCAACATGGCACTAGGGGAAAAGTGCTCATTTGGTTCAGAAGTAAGGTCTTCCTGCATGTCCTGATTCAGGTCACAACCCAGAGAGCAGAAGGAGCTGGAGTAGAACAGCACCAGGGCAACTGGCAACAAGGTCCAGGAGGTCATGGTGATGTTGATGGGTGGCTTGGGTATGGCTGAGATCAGTGAGTCTTTGTCCCAATGTCTTGGGTTTCTGGTGTACATGAAAGTGgtgtttattctttccttttgcaTTGCAAGTCATTGGAGGTTTTTCATTGTgcatctttccaagcttctctgtaCTTATCACATTTATTGCCATTGAGACCATAAACTTCTATAAGATTCAGagtcttcctctttaaaatggtGATTCCATACCCATAATCCCAACTGCTAGTATTTCAGGATTTTAATCTAATACTTTTGTTTATGGGAACAACTATGAGTAGGGATAGAAATGGTTCCagggagataaaaaaattttGCCTGATTATGAGTCAGTAAAAAATCCAGGTGCAGAGTAAATTATCAAATGTAATGACTTGAgagtaaaagaaattattaatgtCCATTATTGCCTTTGTTAGGCATTGGAGAAAACTATTTGCAGGTCTTTTCCCTATTTGAAGAGTTGAAAGTGTAGGCTACAAAGGGAAGATGAGTGGATGTACATAATGATTGTAGTAATGCAAGCATTCTCATAAAACACATCTATCCAATTCAGATATCAAAAACTTTCCAAAGAGACTTTGGAAACTACATCACATCCCCTCTGTCTGAAAATTAGCAAagtgaaacaaaaagaagacaagATGGGTTTCCCTGAAACAGATAATCAATAGGAAAGTTAGCATTAGAATTCAGGTTTCTTGGTACCCCATCCAGTGATGCCAATACAATAAGATTTCTAAGgtcaaatgaggaaaagagaaactcTTAATGTTAAAGAGCAGCAAAcagtatttttccttcctttgctccCTATTATCTGCTTACTCCAAACCCTGCTTgaaaagatcagaaaagaatCAACATTGAAATGGGGCAAGTTTCCCTCAGTGAATCACAGACAAAAGATATGACCCTTCATCTCTTCATGAATATGTGACagttccctttccctcctttatgAATGTGAATACAGGGCTGAGCTTTAAGAATAGTGCCTGGGGAGGCTACATAGcacagcacagtggatagagcactggccctggagttaggagtacctgagttcaaatccagcctcagtcactaataattacctagctgtgtgaccttgggcaagccacttaaccccattgccttgcaaaaaaaaaaaaagaatagaattgtgCCTGATCAGAAAATGGCACTATTGAAAGACACATGAAACAGAAATGTCCCTTCTCTTATTTGGGAAAACACAAAAGTGTTGTCTTTATAAATCACCCGAAATCTGGGATTTTCTCCTCTCTTATAATATGCTACAactatcatcatttttttttaaaattcataattctaAATGTCTAAGATCCTTTCCTATTCACTATTCCACTTTCTAATTTACTTTGATATTTCTGTACAGGATGCTTTAAATTCTCTAAAATGGGAACATTCCATGTGGGAATAATTTTTGAATAATTCAGATTGTAATTATTGATAACAATGAGAGTTGTCACTTATTCAACACTTACATATGTCAAATAATTTGATTCtcaggtaggtgctattattttctccaattaagGATGAGGATAATAATGTTGAAAGtactgaagtgacttgtccaaggacagtTATTCAGGAAGTGCTTCTGAAAGGATTTTGAGATCTCCCTGACTaagtttatccactgtgccatctagttctGAATATAAGGATCTCTGaaggccacatattgacttaggaaattgatttatgaaaattatctttattctattttttcattattttgttaaacatttcccaattacatttgtAATGTAGTTTAGGCAGCACATGGGAATGTTTCTGGTCACAATATAACCAATGGTTCTAGTTTTTATTCCATGGTGATAtgctttgtttccaattctttctagCTCCTAAAAGTGTTCCTGAAAATATTTTGACTCAATCGGGGACAATCTTCTTATTAGTGATTACCTTGGGGCATAAACTTAATAATGGAATTTCTCAGCCAACAGTTATGAAAATTTTagtccttttatttctttgattataaTACCTTTCCTGGAATTGTCTTATCATTTCAAAGTGCTGCAAAGGTGTCTCTATCATGATTTGCTTGTGGAAAAATGTATTTTGGAACAGGTTATACTTTTTCTGTAGACTGAAACTCATTTGAGGCCCCAATGTCTATATGATTTTTGCACCTATATAGACCTACTAAGTAGCACAGTGTCTCGAACAATGATGATTTGATTTCTTGAACCACATTCTTGCAATGAATCTCCTCTGAAAACATGGATGATTAAGTGAACATTTTCACATGAGGCTTATTAATACAAaggttttattaataaaatagagttctttaaaagaatgaattttatatGACAAATATAACAGTTCACAACAGCATCAATGTAAGTACTAGAAAAATATCCCTTCtatgaagaataaatataaattctagcacaagaataaatattataaattaagatatataaataaaaatgccaaattttgaaatgtttaaCTATTAAACACAGATGATGattccctgaattcaaatttcctGTCAATAGAGGAAGGGCAATTTATATTGTGTTAAAATCATTTAGTGAATATATAGATGATTTTTAGTTTGTCGTAGTAATAATTCTTTCTAAAGCTTGCTCAATTGTAGGAAGCAGATGATTCTTTGAAGAACTGAAAGTCTTATTTCTTACTTGCTCAGTCTCTGAGTTTTCTGGTTAGTTTACTCATAAATAGGAAGACCCTCCTGATCTCTATTCTCACAACTTCCCAGGCACAGTGGCTATACTTTTTTCCTTGCAGGTAATGGCTTATTCCTTGGAAGTAGTTCTTCAAGATCAGCCTGAGGTTTTCACTCTCCAAGAAAGGTTCTTCCCACTCCCCATTTTGCCCAAGACACTTCTCCAGCTGTTGCAGCTGCCGATCCAGTCCAATGAACAGTTGCATGAACTGGGTCTGATTCCAAGCAGCAGGAACAGCTTTCAGACTGAAGATGGTGAAGATCTGTTGGAGCATCTCATGAATAATGACTGTGGCATTCCCCCTCTGCAGTTGGCTGCCCTCCATGACTTCCTTTGGGAAGTTAAAGCTGGTCCTGTCCTTCCAACATGGCACCAGGGGAAATGTGCTTATTTGGTTCAGAAGTAAGAAGTCTTCCTGCAGGTCCTGAGTCAGGTCACAGCCCAGAGAGCAGAAAGAGCTGGAGCAGAGCAACACCAGGGCAAGTGGCAATAAGGCCCAGGAGGTCATGTTGATGCTGATAGATAGTTTTGGTCTGACTGAGCTGGGAGATCAGTGAGTCTTTGTCTCAGTGTCTTGGTTATCTGGCCTCTGGGCTAATGTCTTTTAAATAGTgctgaaataattttcattacttATAAtggaatttccatttttctttaagctactttcctttttcatctaGAAACAACCCcatcttcaaaatatttatggaaCTGTAACCAAATTTGCCATTAAAGggaatttacagataaagatctTTGAAATAAGGCAtctcattttacttatttttactcATTCCCTTGAGAGGCAAATATAATGATTTATAGAATGCTATTAATTtaatccttcaaatatttctCATTCCAGTCCTCTTCATACTAACTCTATTTTAATCATATGTGTTTAGGTTTTCCTTATCTTGTGTCTTCCTTTGGTTTCAAGtatattctttcctttacttcACTCCCTGGTCTCCTCTTTACCTGTTCTCCAATGATTCAGATCAGAAATCATATTCTGATAAATGTAGCCCTATCTTTCTGACAATATGACCTAATCCTCCTGAGTAATGGTTGTTTCATATCATTCACTACATCTAAAATTTCCTCCAGTCATACTTAATTTAACTCTGCTATGTTATAGTTAAGCATGTATATAACCTCTGTGGTCTGCCTTCCCTAACCTCATTCTTTCCAAATTTGAGGGAATATTCAGGTTATCTCTGTCATGTTCTTGGGAAGTTATACAAATCCATTCCCCAGAGGAAATAGATTTGTAACTTCtgtaaaaatagtattttatttgttctctAATTACATGTCaaaatcattttaacattttttaagttttggatttctttccctttttcttcccattctccCTCTGTCCTTCTTTGGtatagtaagtaatctgatataggttattcataaAAAATCATGCAAATTATTTACACCTTAaccattttgtaaaagaaaaccaaaatagacttaaagaaagtaaaaaaaaatgttgtgctCGAATATGTATTCAGACAAcaacagttctttatctggaggaAGGTAGCATGTTaaaattatcttgaatcattggATTATTTAGAATAGCTATATTATCCAAAGTTCTTCATtgtataatattgttgttaaatAGACAATGTCTtcctgattttgctcacttcactttgcatcagtttatataaatccaaatttttattaaatcaacctgatcatcacttcttatagcacaataacattttctcttttcataaacTACAGTTTGTTGTGCCTTTCCTTTTTAGCTACCAAAAAGATTTGCAAATGAATAATTCTGTCTATGTAagtctttctcccttcttttgatctctataggatatatatatatgtatatacatatatatatcagtgTAGCTGCTTTAAATTATATACAAAGctttatagctctttggacatagttcctaattgctcttcagaatgggtAGGTCAGTTTACAACTCTATCAACAGTATATTATGCACTTCTGACATTGCATAAGAAAATACTCCTCCCCGAAGACATTTCCCTACATGTATTTTCTCTAATTCTTAGAATATGGGATCCTTAAAGAGGATCATATCACTACTTAACAGTGAGAGTAAGTTACCTTCTCTTGACCCAAAGATTATTCCAAGAGGAATCAGGTGCTAGATATAGATCAATTATAGCAGAATTcataaagagaaaatagagaagtaACCTCACAAGGCAAAATCCTTATCAAAGAACCCCATAGATTGCTGATCCTTGAAGGGGTCATTCTTCAATCTTTCACTATCATCCTCTAGGCTCTTGCCTAGAGGGTAGATATGAAACTGTGTTCCTATGCCTTCAAATCATCTTTGAATCCCTGGCTCATCTAGTGATCAAATAATATAACCATAGAGAAGGCAGGTCAACTTATAATGGTTTTATTCTGGACCTTTTTTCTAAGAAAATGCTTTGTCTCCATTCATGGCATCTTGGTTAATGAGAAAGGAATCTGTGTGTTCCTGGGGGCAACTGGCTTGCAGGACTGTGTGACCATAAGCTTGTGTTTGCTCATATGCATGGACTCATAGATGAGATGGCACAGTAATGGAGAAAGTACACAATCATCTGAAAGACAAATGCTTTCAAAcatagcaaaaatagaaaaaaatcattgtccTTTCAGAAAAAAACCAAGGTTCTAAATTTAATAACAGCATAAAGATTAaccaattaaaattaattttttataaaatttataaaatataaattataaaaattaaccaATTAAAACATGTATTCATTATCCTTTGGACCTttcaaattcataaagaaaatttaattgaattacaCAAAGACAAAGATATTTACATAAGCTCATTGAACTGAATCTATTTTCAAATCAAATTGTGCCTAATTTGAGAATTTAATAAATCAACAGGGAATTATTTCTTAAGTTCCTCCTTGTTTCCAACATTCTCTTATCTGAGATTTATGCCTCAAGGAGAAAGAGGTTTCCTGTGAAGTCAGATAGTTGAGATTCCATTTCAGGGAGTCACTTGTGATCTCAGTTCTTACTCTCATCATGAGGTAGAGTAAGGCAGGGACTCTTGTCCTGTGATTCCCCTTTGACACTTGTTCTACCAGGAGACACTCAAGGTTCATTAGGGTTGTGGGGTGCCCCCTCATATAGCCTAACTTTGTATTTCCTTGGGAAATGATAGTGTAACTGTGTGTGAATTATCTGGACCTTTCAGATTCACAGAATCCCCTCAGCTAATGATCCAGCCCCCAGATACAGCTCTTTTACTTGCCAGGATTTATTTAAATCATGGTGCTGTAGTTTTAATTTTGCTGGTACACTGATTGCGGAGCTCACTGCAATGGGTTACCTCatctaaattttctttattgtcaAAAGATGAAGCTgctttctctgcttcttttttcAATGTTTGACATAAATtcactttccttttgttttttcacaTCCCTTTTGCTCTCGAAGATTTTTTGATCTAGAGAAAAGGGCATTCTGAAACtttaaaaatccccaaaagaAATTCTACATCCTTTTATTTCTGTTAccttaatttatttgaaaaacttCAAGAAAGGACAGAAACTGTTCTGCTTATGTTAGCACTACCAGGGTCATCCTTTGTTCATTTTGGAATCATTTGTAATTCCTCTCTCTGCCCCCCTCTATATGTATAGTTTGTTCTCCAGCTCTTTGTCAGCCTCTGCAATGTTCTTGAAATTAGTTTGTCTCACCTTCCACAACCAACCTCTTCAAGTCTGGATCTCTTTTTGCTAAAGCCATTCTAATTGTTTCCTATCTGCTCTTCCTGAGCCCAGGTTATCCTCTGTCCAATTTCTCCTCCTGAAAATGGGCTGAGTAATCTTACTTTGCTCTAATATATATACCCTTACTCAATTTCTCCCTGTGATTCCCCATTGCCAACCCtagggaaaaatgaatataagtTGGAGATAGAATGATTggatataaattctagttattgcCCTTTTTAACCATGAGACCCAACTCTCACTGTCACAGTGATGAGGGCTCTactaaataatgtatataaagtgcttcacaaacaAGATGATCTGAAGACTGCTTATACAAACTCATTTTCATAACTTTTCATCATGGGTATGAACACTTTAGAAACAGGTAAACATTCTACATCATGGCttgttttattgctttgttgattgtcttgatttaagaaagaaatagaaaaataggtaACTAATGCCATTTaaacttaaataatttaaaatatgctGTATATTTTTTGGAGAACTGGTTGTTGACATTTACTAGTTTACAACAGTTGACTATAAGTTACTATATGAGTACTATTATATGAGCTATTACATGAGAGTCACTGTGTCCTATCATCTAGGATATCAGATTTGgacctaaaatattttaattcaatcCTATTTAAGACAATTATTAGTTATAACCAGAGCATATTTCTAAGGCTCTCATAGCTTGCATTTCTTCTCCTATTAAAATGGAtctaataatatttatactaatTACCTtataaagtaaataataattaaacagttttaataaaatttatatagtgttttaaagtgtTTTAATTGTTATAAggtggaatttttttaattttaaagatcttctaaatatgtttaacaattttccaaataaaaattcATGGAACCAGTAAGGCTCTTTAGGCCATATTCAACCTATATCCActtaccttattttttttcatatactttatgTTCTAGGCACTCTGtccatcatttttcttctcttctatcttgttcctatttttattcttatatcatgctcaatattttcattaaaaatcccTTCTTTCATATAATTCTGAATTTGCTACCAAATTCACtttaaatgagtatttattaattcatatttttgtggTCAGTAAAAGAGCTCATACTTTATGTAGATTATAATTTACATAAGAAGAAACCTatgaagggagtagaagcaaAAGCAATAGAAATGGAGACTAAATAACATAATTCTAGCCATATATGTCAAagtaaaattagagaaatagttACTAAACTGtttaaagaaatgatgatgagATAACACAccattatttattctttgttctatgagtattaaaagaatatatattgtatagcaaaaatatttagagaatattATGACCATCAAAGAACTGAACACATgattttttccaagaaattccAATAAAGAAACCCAAACAGGATAGAAAGAAATTctagaaaattcaagaaaaatgcaaaaattggAATTGTGAAATACTATAGAATTCATAAATAAACTGAGCTAATTTatcaaaaaactaacaaaatgagggcacaaaaatcaatgaaaatagtTATAAGacatagaatagaaaaaatataatttttttatatttttctgtaccAAATTATATGCAAACAACTgtgaaaattcaaaaaatatggaCTTATGTATAAAGACAAGTTAGCAATATTTATAGAACAAATGGCAGTATTTACTCATTCACTTTCAATAAAATGAATTGTAATATTGTTAAGTGaactataaatgaaaataatgacaaTAGCCTTTACCAAATTATGACAATTCAGTCACCAAAGAAACAATTAACTAACTGCTAATCTAATTAttctaaaaaagttagaaaaactgaaatactcttttaaaaaaatataggttTATGGTTTATAAcagggaaagagataaaagaaagatgaaaaactaCAGATCTACATGACTaagaatatatgaaagaaaaaataaatatcactaATAATATTTACTCAAATATTTATAATCAAATCATCAGAGTATagcaatttttgaaaaatatcattCAATGTGAGCAAAATCAATTCAAACTCATAAATAAGAATAGTTCAAAATTAAGAAATTGTgtggtttatatatttttaaaagccccCAAAGACacagaattagattttttttaaaagagctttttggttggggcagctaggtggcgcagtggataaagcactggccttggagtcaggagtagtacctgggttcaaatctggtctcagacatttaataattacctagctgtgtggccttgggaaagccacttagccccattgcctagcaaaagcctaaaaaaaaaaaaaagagcatttggcaaagcaatatttatttatgttgaaAACAATACAACATTTAGGACTAGATGAATTTTTCTGGAATATAAAGAACTgtcaaaaactgaaaaacaggaTTGGCATTAAGATAGCCAAGAAAAGATAGAGATTTCTATGAGCTTTCCCAATCTCCAGATAACATTAAATAAagcctcaaaacaaattctggagcagCAGGGAGTCACAAAAGCATAGCGTGAAATGATATCTTAACTCAGGACACTTAGAAGGGCAGGAAGGAAAGGCCTGTGTCACCAGAGTGACAGAGGAGAACATGGCCTCTCTAGTATAAGCTGCTCTAGCCCAGACCATGAAGCCACAAATGCACAGCAGACCTATGGGGAACTGAATCAGTGGCTGCAATGGCAGGGTTCCACGACTCTCAGTACACAGCTTGTAAGGAGATTGGATGACTGGTCATAAGGACACTACAGGGGGTGTATTTGGTTGGCACTGGGTGAAGGAATCTGTTGAATGCACACAAACAAATTCAAGTCACACTTGTTCTTGCAATCCAGAGTTGGTCCCAGCCAGAGGGGAACGGGGTCACAGGTCAGAGttccagggaagaaaagagtactTGTGGTTACTTATAGGCCTGAAGAGAGCTCTGGAGACTAGGAAAACATATCTCCTTGGATTATACCatttcagaagaaatgaaaacttagaGACTCCCACAACTACCTCTAAAAACAGTTGCACcagcaaaggtataagtgaaaataaaatgaaagctaaattttaaaagaaaagttataggggaaaggaagtaaaactttggtgaggaggaaaaagaggaaaggaaagagaaaaatataaatagggggaaaaataCCATGGAGGGAAACACAAAATTagtcatcttttttctttaagattttgagttttacaattttttgcccAGTCTTcgttccctcccccacccacagaaggcagtctgttagtctttacattgtttccttggtatacactgatctaaattgaatgtgatgagagaaatcatttggtctttgttcaaactccacaattctttctctggatacagatggtattctccatcacagatagccccaaactgtccctgattgttgcagtgaaggaatgagcaagtccatcaaggttggtcatcacctacatgttgcagttagggtgcacaatggttttctggttctgctcatctcgctcagcatcagttcatgcaaatccttccaggcttccctgaattcccatccctactggttctaatagaacaatagtgttccatgacatacatataccacagtttgttgagccattccccaactgaaggactttcacttaatttccaattctttgccaccacaaacagggttgctatgaatatttctgtacaagtgatgtttttaccctttttcattatctcttcatggtatagacccattagtgcggtattgctggatcaaagggtatgcacatttttgttgtcctttggatataattctaaattgctctccagaaaggttggataagttcacaactccaccaacaatgtattagtgtcccagatttcccacatcccttccaacactgatcattgtcctttctggtca
This window harbors:
- the LOC141499835 gene encoding interferon alpha-16-like, producing MTSWALLPLALVLLCSSSFCSLGCDLTQDLQEDFLLLNQISTFPLVPCWKDRTSFNFPKEVMEGSQLQRGNATVIIHEMLQQIFTIFSLKAVPAAWNQTQFMQLFIGLDRQLQQLEKCLGQNGEWEEPFLESENLRLILKNYFQGISHYLQGKKYSHCAWEVVRIEIRRVFLFMSKLTRKLRD